In Candidatus Methylomirabilota bacterium, one DNA window encodes the following:
- a CDS encoding biopolymer transporter ExbD, translating into MAFNPDSGASRRIGTSLAEINIIPLVDVVLVLLLIFMLTAPMMYRGIDVNLPRAASRPTAVEERMVLTVTRDQGLFLNDRRVTPAGLEQALRDTFKNRNDKTLYLKADAGLSYGAVIETMDRVRRAGIERLGMVTEPTRRR; encoded by the coding sequence ATGGCCTTTAATCCGGACTCGGGCGCGTCCCGGCGCATCGGAACGTCACTGGCCGAGATCAACATCATCCCGCTCGTGGATGTCGTCCTCGTCCTGCTCCTCATCTTCATGCTCACCGCGCCCATGATGTACCGGGGCATCGACGTCAATCTTCCCCGGGCCGCCTCCCGACCGACGGCGGTCGAAGAGCGGATGGTGCTGACGGTCACCCGAGATCAGGGCCTGTTCCTCAACGACCGCCGGGTCACGCCGGCGGGCCTGGAGCAGGCGCTGCGGGACACGTTCAAGAACCGGAACGACAAGACGCTCTATCTCAAGGCGGACGCGGGGCTGTCCTACGGTGCCGTGATCGAGACGATGGATCGCGTGCGCCGAGCCGGCATCGAGCGACTCGGCATGGTGACGGAGCCAACCCGCCGGCGCTGA
- the tolB gene encoding Tol-Pal system beta propeller repeat protein TolB, producing the protein MKLRLAIMILTLSVLALPFGTAPPPSRAQGRGVDVWINIQGTGGKKINIAIPEFTVVGGADANDLAKQLPAVTGRDLTFTGLFSVVAATGAIPANNPVALRQSWADFAAAGAHAGVHGLLAVRGNRLEAEMRLYDLTNPEQRLIASRRFEVSADQPRRLAHKIADEIVLQFTGERGVADTKMAYVVGPRGAKEIMVADYDGYAERPLSRNGSINLMPVWGPDTRSLVYLSFKNGYPDLFRAFPFERRPEQVLAAFAGINSAPAWSPDGRMLALTLSKDGNPEIYVLTLATGTFRRLTRHAGIDTDPSWSPTSRELAFASDRLGRPHIFVMDVDGANLRQITSGGFHTQPRWSPRGDTIVFTIREGTHDLWAIAPDGSNPRRLTAGPGDNESGSWAPNGRHLLFQSSRSGSWRIYAMQADGSEQALVTRGSADHTSPSWSPRLP; encoded by the coding sequence GTGAAACTACGCCTGGCCATCATGATCCTGACCTTGAGCGTGCTGGCCTTGCCGTTCGGGACCGCGCCCCCGCCCTCACGCGCTCAGGGGCGCGGCGTCGACGTTTGGATCAACATCCAGGGTACCGGTGGCAAGAAGATCAACATCGCGATCCCGGAATTCACCGTCGTGGGCGGCGCCGATGCCAACGACCTGGCCAAGCAGTTGCCGGCCGTGACCGGGCGCGATCTCACGTTCACCGGGCTCTTCAGTGTCGTGGCCGCGACCGGCGCGATCCCCGCCAACAACCCGGTCGCCCTCCGGCAATCCTGGGCCGACTTCGCCGCGGCCGGGGCCCACGCCGGCGTGCATGGCCTCCTGGCGGTCCGGGGTAACCGGCTCGAGGCCGAGATGCGCCTGTACGACTTGACGAACCCCGAGCAACGCCTCATCGCGTCCCGTCGCTTCGAGGTCTCCGCCGATCAGCCCCGCCGCCTGGCTCACAAGATCGCCGACGAGATCGTGCTGCAGTTCACCGGGGAACGCGGCGTGGCGGATACGAAGATGGCCTACGTCGTGGGGCCCCGCGGGGCGAAGGAGATCATGGTCGCGGACTACGATGGGTACGCCGAGCGACCCCTGTCGCGCAACGGCTCGATCAACCTCATGCCGGTCTGGGGCCCCGACACCCGGTCGCTCGTCTATCTGTCGTTCAAGAACGGCTATCCGGACCTCTTCCGGGCCTTTCCGTTCGAGCGCCGGCCGGAACAGGTCCTGGCCGCCTTCGCCGGCATCAACTCGGCGCCCGCCTGGAGCCCGGACGGGCGGATGCTGGCTCTCACGTTGTCGAAGGATGGCAACCCGGAGATCTACGTCCTCACGCTGGCGACCGGCACCTTCCGGCGTCTCACCCGGCATGCCGGCATCGACACCGATCCCTCATGGTCGCCGACCAGCCGCGAGCTGGCCTTCGCCTCCGACCGTCTGGGCCGACCGCACATCTTCGTGATGGACGTCGATGGCGCCAACCTGCGCCAGATCACCTCCGGCGGATTCCACACCCAGCCGCGGTGGTCGCCTCGAGGGGACACCATCGTCTTCACCATCCGGGAGGGCACGCACGACCTCTGGGCCATCGCGCCCGATGGCTCGAATCCCCGCCGCCTGACGGCCGGCCCCGGCGACAACGAGAGCGGCAGCTGGGCCCCCAACGGCCGCCACCTGCTGTTCCAGTCCAGCCGGTCGGGCTCCTGGCGGATCTACGCGATGCAGGCCGACGGAAGCGAACAGGCTCTGGTAACGCGCGGTTCGGCGGATCACACAAGTCCTTCCTGGTCGCCGCGCCTACCGTGA
- a CDS encoding energy transducer TonB, which yields MTLRLPPRPDPGPALRRGQIPLFPLALSALGHLALILGLVAMAAAWRVSPSKTYVVNLVPALAAAPSPQTRPAAPEPAAPAPRRPAPEPPRREAPRELPARESAATKELPPAPRASAAREPAVLPERRSTPRAPAALRPGDKELPTIARAPASPRLPTPSRPSAAKPAPAPAPEAPPLPPAGQPTGATQGLGSLSLNVSDFPYTWYIQAVHRKIQERWEGQAIQGKQPEVIFGIASDGQLKGLSVSKSSGNPAYDQFALRAVAGASPFPPLPQGFEKPVLTIGLQFMYDPSAR from the coding sequence ATGACGCTGCGCCTCCCGCCTCGGCCCGACCCGGGGCCGGCCCTCCGTCGCGGGCAGATCCCGCTCTTCCCGCTCGCCCTATCGGCGCTCGGGCACCTGGCGCTCATTCTGGGCCTCGTCGCGATGGCCGCCGCCTGGCGCGTCAGCCCATCCAAGACGTACGTCGTCAATCTGGTCCCGGCCCTGGCGGCGGCGCCCAGTCCACAGACCCGACCCGCCGCGCCCGAGCCGGCTGCCCCGGCCCCACGCCGGCCGGCGCCCGAGCCGCCACGGCGCGAGGCGCCGCGGGAGCTTCCCGCGCGCGAGTCCGCCGCCACGAAGGAATTGCCGCCCGCGCCGCGCGCATCCGCGGCCCGAGAGCCGGCCGTGCTGCCCGAGCGGCGCTCGACGCCCCGCGCGCCGGCGGCCCTGCGTCCGGGCGACAAGGAGCTCCCGACCATCGCCCGCGCGCCGGCCTCTCCGCGCTTGCCGACACCGAGCCGGCCGTCAGCAGCGAAGCCCGCTCCCGCGCCGGCCCCCGAAGCGCCACCGCTGCCCCCCGCCGGCCAGCCGACTGGCGCCACTCAGGGTCTGGGCAGCCTTTCCCTCAACGTTTCGGATTTCCCGTACACGTGGTACATCCAGGCCGTGCACCGGAAGATCCAGGAGCGGTGGGAGGGCCAGGCCATCCAGGGAAAGCAGCCGGAGGTCATCTTCGGGATCGCCAGTGACGGCCAGCTCAAAGGGCTCTCGGTGAGCAAGTCCTCGGGCAACCCGGCCTACGATCAGTTCGCGCTGCGTGCGGTCGCCGGAGCCAGCCCCTTTCCCCCGCTCCCTCAGGGCTTCGAGAAGCCCGTCCTGACCATTGGTCTTCAGTTCATGTACGATCCCAGCGCGAGGTAA
- a CDS encoding zf-HC2 domain-containing protein, which translates to MLAHYLTRHRIGAYLDGALEESEARATARHLAGCGRCQREAERLRRLHALLRDAMPAASAPDWTGFWPGIVRRIERPRRSAPTPAAAARPGLGWRPRLALGGALVALLASLMVWQALWPDFAPEHRVMVRSARTEIPDGGLMVYAPPERDLAVVWILEKQ; encoded by the coding sequence GTGCTAGCTCACTATCTGACCCGGCATCGCATCGGCGCCTACCTCGATGGGGCCCTCGAGGAATCCGAGGCCCGGGCCACGGCCCGTCACCTTGCCGGCTGCGGGCGGTGTCAGCGGGAGGCCGAGCGCCTGCGCCGCCTGCACGCGTTGCTCCGTGACGCGATGCCAGCGGCGAGCGCACCCGACTGGACCGGGTTCTGGCCCGGCATCGTGCGCCGGATCGAGCGGCCTCGCCGCTCCGCGCCCACGCCCGCGGCGGCGGCGCGGCCAGGGCTGGGGTGGAGGCCCCGGCTGGCCCTCGGCGGCGCGCTGGTCGCGTTGCTCGCCAGCCTGATGGTCTGGCAGGCGCTCTGGCCAGACTTCGCCCCCGAACACCGGGTGATGGTGAGGTCCGCCCGGACGGAAATCCCGGATGGAGGTCTCATGGTCTACGCGCCGCCGGAGCGGGACCTGGCGGTCGTGTGGATCCTCGAGAAGCAGTGA
- the pal gene encoding peptidoglycan-associated lipoprotein Pal, translating into MTPGTAGARPIPKDFVEVPDLQDVHFDFDRYDIRPADAKTLDANASWLKSNSSMLVLIEGHCDERGTNEYNLALGERRAKAAMNYLVSQGVQASRITIISYGEERPGCMEKSEACWAKNRRAHFLVKPR; encoded by the coding sequence ATGACGCCCGGTACGGCCGGCGCGCGGCCGATCCCGAAAGACTTCGTGGAAGTACCGGACCTGCAGGACGTCCACTTCGACTTCGATCGGTACGACATCCGGCCGGCCGACGCCAAGACGCTCGACGCCAACGCCAGTTGGCTCAAGAGCAACAGCAGCATGCTGGTACTGATCGAGGGACACTGCGACGAGCGGGGCACCAACGAGTACAACCTGGCCCTGGGTGAGCGCCGCGCCAAGGCGGCCATGAACTACCTGGTGTCGCAGGGCGTCCAGGCCAGTCGAATCACCATCATCAGCTACGGTGAGGAGCGACCCGGTTGTATGGAGAAGAGCGAGGCGTGCTGGGCCAAGAACCGGCGCGCGCACTTCCTGGTCAAGCCGCGCTGA
- the bamD gene encoding outer membrane protein assembly factor BamD — MTAARSTGGLLVALVLVAGCANVAEVTGTASQQDVEMLRADVIAMQTAVRQLKSQLDGLAPQVEGRVRERTGETERQAGLAQRIEGLSTTVTSLSRRVDDLGAKLDAIGRQARPPASPGPTPTAPSPGATASPRLAPRATSPAPIPGRAAPTPGARSSTGALQPQDVYQAAYIDFSKGGYALAISGFHEFLRRYPDHELSANAQYWIGEAHLAMARGHIDAGKSEEATKELQQSVQAFRQVLANYSRSDKAPAALYKEALALIELKQPAAAQARLQYLVENFPQAEETPLARERLAGLKER, encoded by the coding sequence ATGACCGCGGCGAGGAGCACGGGCGGGCTCCTCGTCGCGCTCGTGCTGGTAGCCGGTTGCGCCAACGTCGCCGAAGTCACCGGTACCGCCAGCCAGCAGGACGTCGAGATGCTCCGCGCCGACGTCATCGCCATGCAGACGGCGGTTCGGCAGCTCAAGTCGCAGCTCGACGGGCTTGCCCCTCAGGTCGAGGGCCGGGTGCGTGAGCGAACCGGCGAGACCGAGCGACAGGCTGGCCTCGCCCAGCGCATCGAAGGGTTGTCGACGACGGTGACCTCCCTGAGCAGGCGCGTGGATGACCTGGGCGCCAAGCTAGACGCCATCGGCCGCCAGGCCCGCCCGCCCGCCTCCCCCGGCCCGACGCCGACTGCGCCGAGTCCCGGGGCCACGGCGAGCCCGAGGCTGGCGCCCCGAGCCACCTCCCCGGCTCCGATTCCCGGACGGGCTGCCCCCACCCCGGGCGCTCGGTCGTCCACCGGGGCGCTCCAGCCGCAGGACGTCTACCAGGCGGCGTACATCGACTTCAGCAAGGGCGGCTACGCCCTGGCGATCTCGGGGTTCCATGAGTTTCTCCGCCGGTACCCGGATCACGAGCTGAGCGCGAATGCCCAGTACTGGATCGGGGAAGCCCACCTGGCCATGGCCCGCGGCCATATCGACGCGGGAAAGAGCGAGGAGGCCACCAAGGAGCTGCAGCAGTCGGTGCAGGCGTTCCGGCAGGTGCTCGCGAACTACTCGCGCAGCGACAAGGCTCCGGCGGCGCTGTACAAAGAGGCCCTGGCGCTGATCGAGCTCAAGCAGCCGGCCGCCGCCCAGGCCCGGCTCCAGTATCTGGTGGAGAACTTCCCGCAGGCCGAGGAAACCCCCCTGGCCCGGGAGCGGCTCGCCGGTCTCAAGGAGCGCTGA
- a CDS encoding DUF502 domain-containing protein, with translation MRAWLKVRLITGFFVTVPAVVTAWILWIFWSGIDDIFGPMYQHVFGRPVPGLGFLTAVAVIVLMGAIARNVVGQRVLTWADVVLLKLPLFGRLYPSVKTLVEAFSPERRSSFKAVVLVQHPREGEYAFGFVTSDVFVETPTGKVQMVTVFIPTNNLYLGEIVLVPHADVIATGLTVEEGIRVILSAGTATPARLPRS, from the coding sequence ATGAGAGCCTGGCTGAAGGTCCGGCTCATCACCGGATTCTTCGTGACGGTGCCCGCGGTCGTTACGGCGTGGATCCTGTGGATCTTCTGGAGTGGCATCGACGACATCTTCGGCCCGATGTACCAGCACGTCTTCGGGCGGCCGGTGCCGGGACTGGGGTTTCTCACCGCGGTGGCGGTGATCGTGTTGATGGGCGCCATCGCCCGCAACGTCGTGGGCCAGCGGGTGCTCACGTGGGCCGATGTCGTCCTGCTCAAGCTCCCGCTCTTCGGCCGTCTCTATCCGTCGGTCAAGACGCTGGTGGAGGCCTTCTCGCCCGAGCGCCGCAGCTCGTTCAAGGCCGTGGTGCTCGTGCAACATCCCCGCGAGGGCGAGTACGCCTTCGGGTTCGTCACCAGCGACGTCTTCGTCGAAACGCCGACGGGCAAGGTGCAGATGGTCACCGTGTTCATCCCCACCAACAACCTGTATCTGGGCGAAATCGTGCTGGTGCCGCACGCCGACGTCATCGCGACCGGGCTCACCGTCGAGGAGGGGATCCGGGTCATCCTGTCAGCCGGAACCGCTACCCCGGCTCGTCTCCCCCGCTCGTAG
- a CDS encoding alpha/beta family hydrolase yields MIAERAATLATRDGVLLEAQVASAPAVPAGAVACHPHPLYGGDMDNPVVVRAVEVCSALGFATLRFNFRGVGASTGVHDGGVGEERDVQAAMAYLRGLIGPAGPLVLIGYSFGATVSARLATDRGAGPTLAGLALIAPPLAMVGEEPFVALDRFPASLLIVAGSRDEYCPIDSLERLTRRLPDAVVSVIDGANHFFLGKLFPLGEAVSGWARRLRAGETSRGSGSG; encoded by the coding sequence ATGATAGCCGAACGGGCGGCGACTCTCGCCACCCGCGACGGCGTCCTGCTCGAGGCACAAGTCGCCTCGGCCCCGGCCGTCCCGGCCGGGGCGGTGGCCTGCCACCCCCATCCCCTCTACGGGGGCGACATGGACAACCCCGTGGTGGTGAGGGCCGTCGAGGTGTGCTCCGCGCTGGGATTCGCCACGCTTCGCTTCAACTTCCGGGGCGTGGGCGCGTCCACAGGCGTTCATGACGGAGGCGTGGGCGAGGAGCGCGACGTCCAAGCGGCCATGGCCTATCTGCGGGGCCTCATCGGGCCCGCCGGCCCCCTCGTCCTGATCGGCTACTCGTTCGGGGCCACGGTCAGCGCCCGGCTTGCCACCGACCGCGGCGCCGGGCCGACCCTGGCGGGGCTGGCGCTCATCGCTCCCCCGCTGGCCATGGTCGGTGAGGAGCCCTTCGTCGCCCTCGACCGGTTCCCGGCCTCCCTGCTCATCGTCGCCGGCAGCCGCGACGAGTATTGCCCGATCGACTCGCTCGAGCGCCTGACCCGGCGGCTGCCCGACGCGGTCGTCAGCGTCATCGACGGGGCCAACCACTTCTTCCTGGGTAAGCTCTTCCCGCTGGGCGAGGCGGTGAGCGGCTGGGCGCGTCGGCTACGAGCGGGGGAGACGAGCCGGGGTAGCGGTTCCGGCTGA